In one Kitasatospora cineracea genomic region, the following are encoded:
- a CDS encoding N,N-dimethylformamidase beta subunit family domain-containing protein, translating into MSLGATGRRRFLGLAAGAAAGLTACGPSRPAGPAPAPGSGTAPPTPAPSPSATAAENARPGDADWRIGNAGPAGTIEGWADRVSALPGEQVGLHVSTTAPGFTVTAYRMGWYGGARARRVWTSGPLPGGKQAPFTVDRTTRAVSTAWPRTTTVDTTGWPEGCYLLRLDADGGAGQQYVPLTVRSRTTAGTTVVVNAVATWQAYNEWGGYNLYNGPTGGLPTRSLQVTFDRPYRYDDGAGLFLVYEAPLIALAERLGIPLSYTTGIDLAADPELLHGARAVLSLGHDEYWSPEQRAHVTAARDAGTHLAFLGANCCYRRVRYEPSPTGPDRTVVCWKGAWKDDPGYRAGHPATTDFRSPPGADPESSLLGVIYDGYPVDAPYVVTDPGHWLLAGTGAKSGDSFPHLVGVEYDRVDPSFPTPAGIETIAHSPVVCEGRHSYADTALYRAGSGALVFATGTMRWVESLDATGPAGGSAVHGIDGRAGDFTRKVTENLLRRFAGTDH; encoded by the coding sequence GTGAGCTTGGGCGCCACCGGACGCCGTCGATTCCTCGGACTGGCCGCGGGCGCCGCGGCCGGCCTCACCGCCTGCGGCCCGAGCCGCCCCGCCGGGCCCGCCCCGGCCCCCGGCAGCGGCACCGCCCCGCCGACCCCGGCCCCGAGCCCGTCCGCCACCGCCGCCGAGAACGCCCGCCCGGGCGACGCGGACTGGCGGATCGGCAACGCCGGCCCGGCCGGGACGATCGAGGGCTGGGCGGACCGGGTCAGCGCCCTGCCCGGCGAACAGGTCGGCCTGCACGTCTCCACCACCGCCCCCGGCTTCACCGTCACCGCCTACCGGATGGGCTGGTACGGCGGCGCGCGGGCCCGCAGGGTCTGGACGTCCGGGCCGCTGCCGGGCGGCAAGCAGGCACCGTTCACCGTCGACAGGACCACCCGCGCGGTCAGCACCGCCTGGCCCCGCACCACCACCGTCGACACCACCGGCTGGCCCGAGGGCTGCTACCTGCTGCGCCTGGACGCCGACGGCGGCGCCGGACAGCAGTACGTCCCGCTGACGGTGCGCTCGCGCACCACCGCCGGGACGACCGTCGTGGTCAACGCCGTCGCCACCTGGCAGGCGTACAACGAGTGGGGCGGCTACAACCTGTACAACGGCCCCACCGGCGGCCTGCCCACCCGCTCGCTGCAGGTCACCTTCGACCGGCCCTACCGGTACGACGACGGGGCCGGGCTGTTCCTGGTCTACGAGGCCCCGCTGATCGCGCTCGCCGAGCGGCTCGGCATCCCGCTCTCCTACACCACCGGCATCGACCTGGCCGCCGACCCCGAACTGCTGCACGGCGCCAGGGCGGTGCTCTCGCTCGGCCACGACGAGTACTGGTCCCCGGAACAGCGCGCCCACGTCACCGCCGCCCGCGACGCCGGCACCCACCTGGCCTTCCTCGGCGCCAACTGCTGCTACCGGCGCGTCCGTTACGAACCCTCGCCGACCGGGCCGGACCGCACCGTGGTCTGCTGGAAGGGCGCCTGGAAGGACGACCCGGGCTACAGGGCGGGCCACCCGGCCACCACCGACTTCCGTTCCCCGCCCGGCGCCGACCCCGAGTCCTCGCTGCTCGGCGTGATCTACGACGGCTACCCGGTCGACGCCCCGTACGTGGTCACCGACCCCGGCCACTGGCTGCTGGCGGGCACCGGGGCGAAGAGCGGCGACAGCTTCCCGCACCTGGTCGGCGTCGAGTACGACCGGGTCGACCCGTCCTTCCCGACCCCGGCCGGCATCGAGACGATCGCGCACTCCCCGGTGGTCTGCGAGGGCCGGCACTCCTACGCGGACACCGCGCTCTACCGGGCGGGCAGCGGGGCGCTGGTCTTCGCCACCGGCACCATGCGCTGGGTGGAGTCCCTGGACGCGACCGGCCCGGCGGGCGGCAGCGCCGTCCACGGCATCGACGGCCGGGCCGGGGACTTCACCCGCAAGGTCACCGAGAACCTGCTGCGCAGGTTCGCCGGCACCGACCACTAG
- a CDS encoding APC family permease: MSTTRLLRRKSVDTLIAEAGGTGAGHLRRSIGLWQLSAIGIGATVGTGIFFVLTTSVPEAGPAVVLSFVIAAVTAGLTALCYAELASAIPVAGSSYSYAYATMGELVAFGVGVCLLMEYGVSASAIAVTWGQYLNQFSNLAFGLHLPAALTAPPGAGGVFNLPAVVLVLLVTVLLIRGVGESAKVNAAMVAIKLVILVLFVAVGLTGFSAGNFTPFAPNGWDGVQTAASTIFFSFIGLDAVSTAGEEVRDPRRTLPLAILISLVVVTTLYLAVAVTAIGAQPWQRFDGQEAGLAQILQDVTGHSWPALVFAAGAIVSIFSITLVVIYGQTRILYAMGRDGLLPSPFTRVSARTGTPVWNTLAVGAAVAVLAAVFPLKLLADMTSMGTLVAFTAVSLGIIVLRRTRPDLPRGFKVPLYPVTPLLSAAFCVYLITKLHADTFLAFAVVLALAAVLYFTYSAKHSRLAGRDGSEHPEPPENRS, encoded by the coding sequence ATGAGCACCACCCGCCTGCTGCGGCGCAAGTCCGTGGACACCCTGATCGCCGAAGCGGGCGGCACCGGAGCCGGGCACCTGCGCCGCTCCATCGGACTCTGGCAGCTCTCCGCGATCGGCATCGGCGCCACCGTCGGCACCGGCATCTTCTTCGTCCTCACCACCTCGGTGCCCGAGGCCGGCCCCGCCGTCGTGCTCTCCTTCGTGATCGCCGCCGTCACGGCCGGCCTCACCGCGCTCTGCTACGCCGAACTCGCCTCCGCCATCCCGGTCGCGGGCTCCTCCTACTCGTACGCCTACGCCACCATGGGCGAACTCGTCGCGTTCGGCGTCGGCGTCTGCCTGCTGATGGAGTACGGCGTCTCCGCCTCCGCGATCGCCGTCACCTGGGGCCAGTACCTCAACCAGTTCTCCAACCTGGCCTTCGGCCTGCACCTCCCGGCCGCGCTCACCGCCCCGCCCGGCGCGGGCGGCGTCTTCAACCTCCCCGCGGTCGTCCTGGTGCTGCTGGTCACCGTCCTGCTGATCCGCGGCGTCGGCGAGTCCGCGAAGGTCAACGCCGCCATGGTGGCGATCAAGCTGGTCATCCTGGTGCTGTTCGTCGCGGTCGGCCTGACCGGCTTCAGCGCGGGCAACTTCACCCCGTTCGCGCCCAACGGCTGGGACGGCGTCCAGACCGCCGCCTCCACCATCTTCTTCTCCTTCATCGGCCTCGACGCCGTCTCCACCGCGGGCGAGGAGGTCCGCGACCCGCGGCGCACCCTCCCGCTGGCCATCCTGATCTCGCTGGTCGTCGTCACCACGCTCTACCTCGCCGTCGCCGTCACCGCGATCGGCGCCCAGCCCTGGCAGCGGTTCGACGGCCAGGAAGCAGGGCTCGCGCAGATCCTGCAGGACGTCACCGGGCACAGCTGGCCCGCCCTGGTCTTCGCGGCCGGCGCGATCGTCTCGATCTTCTCGATCACCCTGGTGGTGATCTACGGCCAGACCCGGATCCTCTACGCGATGGGCCGCGACGGCCTGCTGCCGTCCCCCTTCACCCGGGTCTCCGCCCGCACCGGCACCCCCGTCTGGAACACCCTGGCGGTCGGCGCCGCGGTCGCCGTGCTCGCCGCGGTCTTCCCGCTCAAGCTGCTGGCCGACATGACCTCGATGGGCACCCTGGTCGCCTTCACCGCGGTCTCCCTCGGCATCATCGTGCTCCGCCGCACCCGCCCCGACCTGCCGCGCGGCTTCAAGGTCCCGCTCTACCCCGTCACCCCGCTGCTCAGCGCCGCGTTCTGCGTCTACCTCATCACCAAGCTGCACGCCGACACCTTCCTGGCCTTCGCGGTCGTCCTCGCCCTCGCCGCGGTGCTCTACTTCACCTACAGCGCCAAGCACTCCCGCCTCGCCGGCCGGGACGGCTCCGAACACCCCGAACCGCCCGAGAACCGGTCATGA
- a CDS encoding penicillin-binding transpeptidase domain-containing protein, whose product MSTTGRRAGTFCVLLIVALAVQATRVQVFQKHDLDHNSANQRATIQRYAQPRGNLLVAGQPVTGSAPTGGRYAYKRTYTDGALYAPVTGYSSQTYGNTQLEGIHDDLLSGTDPRLAGWAVWDAVTRQQQPGGDVATTIDPAAQRAAMQGLGNQKGAVAAIEPATGRILALASTPGYDPGTFAGTSAADQNAWKKLQDDPDQPMLNRALRQIYPPGSTFKVVTAAAALANGVVTDIEAPTDAPYPYVMPGTTTPLNNDTGACDRAGLSLDEAMTLSCNSVMGYLGVQTGLDRMTAMAKNFGFNDARLDTPVRAARSNFDTEMNKSQLALSSIGQYDTAATPLAMAMVAAGAAADGQVMYPQLVDKLTKADGSQVQLMHPSLYHQAFGAAVAQQLRQLMVDVVENGTGRNARIPGAEVGGKTGTAQHGVDNSGTPYAWFIAWARPAGSTAVPPVAVAVVVADSQADDVTGGGLAAPIARSVMQTVLNR is encoded by the coding sequence ATCTCCACCACCGGGCGCCGGGCCGGCACCTTCTGCGTGCTGCTGATCGTCGCCCTGGCCGTCCAGGCCACCCGGGTCCAGGTCTTCCAGAAGCACGACCTCGACCACAACAGCGCCAACCAGCGCGCCACCATCCAGCGCTACGCCCAGCCCCGCGGCAACCTGCTGGTCGCCGGACAGCCCGTCACCGGCTCCGCCCCCACCGGCGGCCGCTACGCCTACAAGCGCACCTACACCGACGGCGCGCTGTACGCCCCCGTCACCGGCTACTCCTCCCAGACCTACGGCAACACCCAGCTCGAAGGCATCCACGACGACCTGCTCTCCGGCACCGACCCCAGGCTGGCCGGCTGGGCGGTCTGGGACGCGGTCACCCGGCAGCAGCAGCCCGGCGGCGACGTGGCCACCACCATCGACCCGGCCGCCCAGCGCGCCGCCATGCAGGGCCTCGGCAACCAGAAGGGCGCCGTCGCCGCGATCGAACCCGCCACCGGCCGGATCCTCGCCCTCGCCTCCACCCCCGGCTACGACCCCGGCACCTTCGCCGGCACCTCCGCCGCCGACCAGAACGCCTGGAAGAAGCTCCAGGACGACCCCGACCAGCCGATGCTCAACCGGGCGCTGCGCCAGATCTACCCGCCCGGCTCCACCTTCAAGGTGGTCACCGCCGCCGCCGCCCTCGCGAACGGCGTGGTCACCGACATCGAGGCGCCCACCGACGCCCCCTACCCGTACGTCATGCCCGGCACCACCACCCCGCTCAACAACGACACCGGCGCCTGCGACCGGGCCGGGCTCTCGCTCGACGAGGCGATGACGCTCTCCTGCAACAGCGTGATGGGCTACCTCGGCGTGCAGACCGGCCTCGACCGGATGACCGCGATGGCGAAGAACTTCGGCTTCAACGACGCCCGGCTCGACACCCCGGTGCGCGCCGCCCGCTCCAACTTCGACACCGAGATGAACAAGTCCCAGCTGGCCCTCTCCTCGATCGGCCAGTACGACACCGCCGCCACCCCGCTGGCGATGGCCATGGTCGCCGCCGGGGCCGCCGCCGACGGCCAGGTGATGTATCCACAGCTTGTGGACAAGCTGACCAAGGCCGACGGCAGCCAGGTCCAGCTGATGCACCCGAGCCTCTACCACCAGGCGTTCGGGGCCGCGGTCGCCCAGCAGCTGCGGCAGTTGATGGTCGACGTGGTCGAGAACGGCACCGGCCGCAACGCCCGGATCCCCGGCGCCGAGGTCGGCGGCAAGACCGGCACCGCCCAGCACGGCGTCGACAACTCCGGCACCCCCTACGCCTGGTTCATCGCCTGGGCCCGCCCGGCCGGCTCCACCGCCGTCCCGCCGGTCGCCGTCGCCGTGGTCGTCGCCGACAGCCAGGCCGACGACGTCACCGGCGGCGGGCTCGCCGCGCCCATCGCCAGGTCCGTCATGCAGACCGTACTCAACCGGTAG
- a CDS encoding FtsW/RodA/SpoVE family cell cycle protein has translation MATDSAARAARVPRARRAGTGRWTELVLVLAAVGLAVFGYVEVGVNLDGKAPPDAAQYGAALGVLALLAHGAVRWRARWADPLLLPIAVLLNGIGLVVIYRLDRNPGSAAAPTQLLWSTLGVGLFTAVLLLLRDHRRLQRYAYVGAFVALVLLVLPVFFPPVYGSRIWITLGPLSFQPGEFAKVLLAVFFAAYLAAHRDALALTGRKVLWFRLPLGRVLGPVLLIWAAFVGVLVLETDLGTSLLFFGLFVVMLYVATARTGWIVIGLLLSALAAVGVGWLSPHVHSRVTEWLHPLASIEAGQGANQIAQSLFAFAWGGQLGTGLGLGHSALIGFATKSDFILATVGEELGLTGLFAVLLLYALLVARGFKAGIALRDPFGRLLAIGLAALVAIQVFVVAGGVLDLIPLTGMTLPFIAQGGSSVVTNWIIVALLVRMSDLARRPVPEEDA, from the coding sequence GTGGCGACTGACTCCGCGGCCCGGGCGGCCCGGGTGCCCCGCGCGCGGCGGGCCGGGACGGGGCGCTGGACCGAACTGGTGCTGGTGCTGGCCGCGGTGGGCCTCGCGGTGTTCGGCTACGTCGAGGTCGGCGTCAACCTCGACGGCAAGGCCCCGCCGGACGCCGCCCAGTACGGCGCCGCGCTCGGCGTGCTCGCCCTGCTGGCGCACGGCGCGGTGCGCTGGCGCGCCCGGTGGGCCGACCCGCTGCTGCTGCCGATCGCGGTGCTGCTCAACGGCATCGGACTGGTCGTCATCTACCGGCTCGACCGCAACCCCGGCAGCGCCGCCGCCCCCACCCAACTGCTCTGGTCCACCCTCGGGGTGGGCCTGTTCACCGCGGTGCTGCTCCTGCTGCGCGACCACCGCCGGCTCCAGCGCTACGCCTACGTCGGCGCGTTCGTCGCCCTCGTCCTGCTGGTGCTGCCGGTGTTCTTCCCACCGGTGTACGGCTCGCGGATCTGGATCACGCTGGGCCCGCTCTCCTTCCAGCCCGGCGAGTTCGCCAAGGTCCTGCTGGCGGTCTTCTTCGCCGCCTACCTGGCCGCCCACCGGGACGCGCTGGCCCTCACCGGCCGCAAGGTGCTCTGGTTCCGGCTGCCGCTGGGCCGGGTGCTCGGCCCGGTGCTGCTGATCTGGGCCGCGTTCGTCGGCGTGCTGGTGCTGGAGACCGACCTCGGCACCTCGCTGCTGTTCTTCGGCCTGTTCGTGGTGATGCTGTACGTGGCCACCGCCCGCACCGGCTGGATCGTGATCGGCCTGCTGCTGTCCGCGCTGGCCGCGGTCGGCGTCGGCTGGCTCTCCCCGCACGTGCACAGCCGGGTCACCGAGTGGCTGCACCCGCTGGCCTCGATCGAGGCCGGGCAGGGCGCCAACCAGATCGCCCAGTCGCTGTTCGCCTTCGCCTGGGGCGGCCAGCTCGGCACCGGCCTGGGCCTGGGCCACTCCGCGCTGATCGGCTTCGCCACCAAGTCCGACTTCATCCTGGCCACCGTCGGCGAGGAACTCGGCCTGACCGGCCTGTTCGCGGTCCTCCTGCTGTACGCCCTGCTGGTGGCCCGCGGCTTCAAGGCCGGCATCGCGCTGCGCGACCCGTTCGGGCGGCTGCTCGCCATCGGCCTGGCCGCGCTGGTGGCGATCCAGGTGTTCGTGGTCGCGGGCGGCGTCCTCGACCTGATCCCGCTGACCGGCATGACGCTGCCGTTCATCGCCCAGGGCGGCTCGTCCGTGGTCACCAACTGGATCATCGTGGCGCTGCTGGTGCGGATGAGCGACCTCGCCCGGCGCCCCGTCCCCGAGGAGGACGCGTGA
- a CDS encoding DUF1269 domain-containing protein, whose amino-acid sequence MSNLFAIAYPDVPTAQKVRDELVGLQKQKLIDLEDVVVVERREDGKIKLHQAMSNTGMGAASGALWGGVIGLLFFMPFLGAAIGGATGAAVGASTDTGVDDNFMRQVGEKLEPGKAAVFALVRSATQDKVIPAVAQFGGELIQTSLSHDEEEHLREIAKAAYPASTL is encoded by the coding sequence GTGAGCAACCTGTTCGCGATCGCCTACCCGGATGTCCCCACCGCGCAGAAGGTCCGTGACGAGCTGGTCGGCCTGCAGAAGCAGAAGCTGATCGACCTCGAGGACGTCGTGGTGGTCGAGCGCCGCGAGGACGGGAAGATCAAGCTGCACCAGGCCATGTCCAACACCGGCATGGGCGCGGCCTCCGGCGCCCTGTGGGGCGGCGTGATCGGCCTGCTGTTCTTCATGCCGTTCCTGGGCGCCGCGATCGGCGGCGCGACCGGCGCGGCGGTCGGCGCCTCCACCGACACCGGCGTGGACGACAACTTCATGCGCCAGGTCGGCGAGAAGCTGGAGCCCGGCAAGGCCGCGGTGTTCGCCCTGGTCCGCTCGGCGACGCAGGACAAGGTGATCCCGGCGGTCGCCCAGTTCGGTGGCGAGCTGATCCAGACCTCGCTCAGCCACGACGAGGAGGAGCACCTCCGGGAGATCGCCAAGGCGGCGTACCCGGCCTCGACGCTCTGA
- a CDS encoding ABC transporter translates to MTLRVLTRYHLELLVRSQRWLAPGLAYLVVLGLGLSGGDDASSAAAFSAGLLVPVTGWLVRGAVGAEPAQSRACLVAAAGWARVHLSALLAAALAGLALGALGLLAVLVLGSGVSGPAVAGGGLATLVCALSGAAVGAVCNRPVVAGAYAVPLGLGGVVAVLLVPGSPANAVVRALVLGARQQGPGLPWWTLPAAAALAAGCCWAAVAAAVRRGD, encoded by the coding sequence GTGACGCTGCGCGTGCTGACCCGCTACCACCTGGAACTGCTGGTGCGCTCGCAGCGCTGGCTGGCCCCGGGCCTGGCGTACCTGGTGGTGCTGGGCCTCGGCCTGTCGGGCGGGGACGACGCCTCCTCGGCGGCCGCCTTCTCGGCCGGGCTGCTGGTGCCGGTGACCGGCTGGCTGGTGCGCGGCGCGGTGGGCGCCGAACCGGCCCAGTCGCGGGCCTGCCTGGTGGCGGCGGCGGGCTGGGCCCGGGTGCACCTGTCGGCGCTGCTCGCGGCGGCCCTCGCGGGCCTGGCGCTGGGGGCGCTCGGGCTGCTGGCGGTGCTGGTGCTGGGCAGCGGGGTGTCGGGCCCGGCGGTGGCCGGGGGCGGGCTGGCGACGCTGGTGTGCGCGCTGTCGGGCGCGGCGGTGGGCGCGGTGTGCAACCGGCCGGTGGTGGCGGGGGCGTACGCGGTGCCGCTGGGGCTGGGCGGGGTGGTGGCGGTGCTGCTGGTGCCCGGGTCCCCGGCGAACGCGGTGGTGCGGGCGCTGGTGCTGGGCGCCCGGCAGCAGGGGCCGGGCCTGCCGTGGTGGACGCTGCCGGCCGCGGCGGCGCTGGCGGCCGGGTGCTGCTGGGCGGCGGTGGCCGCCGCGGTGCGGCGCGGCGACTGA
- a CDS encoding ABC transporter ATP-binding protein — protein MTVRLAGVGKRYGRGGPWILQGVDLVLEPGGIVRVEGANGSGKSTLLKVLAGIERAERGTVHAPGSRAYVPERFPPALPFDARDYLCHLARVRGLSADRGRRRADHWLERFGITGYAGTPIGRLSKGTCQKVAVAQALLAEAGLLLLDEAWTGLDRAARGELDAAATERAAAGGLVVFVDHDPARLAGLTTAGHLVSNGALHTIPPVRADEDGPRAVVVVRAERLPEHLPGNPGRKPLADGTVRLDVAAAHSDTLLRRLLNSTPPVHVHSVAGPEHPEGVRP, from the coding sequence ATGACGGTGCGTCTGGCCGGGGTGGGGAAGCGCTACGGGCGCGGCGGGCCGTGGATCCTGCAGGGTGTCGACCTGGTGCTGGAGCCGGGCGGGATCGTCCGGGTCGAGGGGGCCAACGGCAGTGGGAAGTCGACCCTGTTGAAGGTCCTGGCGGGCATCGAGCGGGCCGAGCGGGGCACGGTGCACGCCCCCGGCAGCCGGGCCTACGTGCCCGAACGCTTCCCGCCCGCGCTGCCGTTCGACGCCCGCGACTACCTGTGCCACCTCGCCCGGGTCCGCGGCCTGAGCGCCGACCGGGGGCGGCGGCGCGCCGACCACTGGCTGGAGCGCTTCGGCATCACCGGGTACGCGGGCACCCCGATCGGCCGACTCTCCAAGGGCACCTGCCAGAAGGTCGCGGTCGCCCAGGCCCTGCTCGCCGAGGCGGGCCTGCTGCTGCTGGACGAGGCGTGGACCGGCCTCGACCGGGCCGCCCGCGGCGAACTCGACGCCGCCGCCACCGAACGGGCCGCCGCCGGCGGGCTGGTGGTGTTCGTCGACCACGACCCGGCCCGGCTGGCCGGCCTCACCACCGCCGGGCATCTCGTCAGCAACGGCGCCCTGCACACGATCCCGCCCGTCCGGGCCGACGAGGACGGCCCCCGCGCGGTGGTGGTGGTCCGCGCCGAGCGCCTCCCCGAACACCTCCCCGGGAACCCCGGGCGCAAGCCGCTCGCGGACGGCACCGTCCGCCTCGACGTGGCCGCCGCCCACTCCGACACGCTGCTGCGCCGACTGCTCAACTCGACGCCGCCGGTGCACGTCCACAGCGTGGCCGGGCCCGAGCACCCCGAAGGAGTCCGGCCGTGA
- a CDS encoding VWA domain-containing protein: protein MRRVITTTTPRRTARAAALLGALTIVVGTSLGSFPAYADEPGAPPAATEAPKVDLVLDGSGSMRTMDIQGKSRMEVAQQSIKEVIDALPDETEFGIRTLGATYPGNDQKEGCKDTQQLYPVGRTNKVEAKTAVATVRPTGWTPIGIALRAAAQDLGTGPTTRRIVLITDGEDTCAPPDPCDVARELASQGIHLVVDTLGLAHDDKTRQQLICIANATGGTFTDVRTQEQLTKRVKQLVNRAQDTHTIAPAKVAGSEKCADAPILTPGVYTDREKFSEHRVYRVPVKAGEELRASVSVTPDRAVARDYGVLLQATDSGGQELVRGSDAGSGRTDVASTGVRWSAAEDDSSSASASPSKGAGSAADVRTVCLVVSNSFAAQAGVQADPGLPLELTVDVAAASPAPDGPAMGLGRGWILLGVLTLAGLLAGLIFGWLARWRIAVWREN from the coding sequence ATGCGGCGGGTGATCACCACCACCACACCACGACGGACGGCCCGCGCGGCCGCCCTGCTCGGGGCCCTGACGATAGTCGTGGGCACCTCGCTGGGCAGCTTCCCCGCGTACGCCGACGAGCCCGGGGCACCGCCCGCCGCGACCGAGGCGCCCAAGGTCGACCTGGTCCTGGACGGATCCGGGTCGATGCGCACCATGGACATCCAGGGCAAGAGCCGGATGGAGGTCGCCCAGCAGTCGATCAAGGAGGTCATCGACGCGCTGCCGGACGAGACCGAGTTCGGCATCCGCACCCTGGGCGCGACCTACCCGGGCAACGACCAGAAGGAGGGCTGCAAGGACACCCAGCAGCTCTACCCGGTCGGGAGGACGAACAAGGTGGAGGCCAAGACGGCCGTCGCCACCGTCCGCCCCACCGGCTGGACCCCGATCGGCATCGCGCTGCGCGCCGCCGCCCAGGACCTGGGCACCGGGCCGACCACCCGCCGGATCGTGCTGATCACCGACGGCGAGGACACCTGCGCCCCGCCCGACCCGTGCGACGTGGCGCGCGAACTGGCCAGCCAGGGCATCCACCTGGTGGTCGACACGCTGGGCCTGGCGCACGACGACAAGACCCGCCAGCAGCTGATCTGCATCGCCAACGCCACCGGCGGCACCTTCACCGACGTCCGCACCCAGGAGCAGCTGACCAAGCGCGTCAAGCAGCTGGTCAACCGCGCCCAGGACACCCACACCATCGCGCCCGCCAAGGTGGCCGGCTCCGAGAAGTGCGCGGACGCCCCGATCCTGACGCCCGGCGTGTACACCGACCGGGAGAAGTTCTCCGAGCACCGGGTGTACCGGGTGCCGGTGAAGGCGGGCGAGGAGCTGCGCGCCTCGGTCAGCGTCACCCCGGACCGGGCGGTCGCCCGGGACTACGGGGTGCTGCTGCAGGCCACCGACAGCGGCGGCCAGGAGCTGGTGCGCGGCAGCGACGCCGGTTCGGGCCGCACCGACGTCGCCTCGACCGGCGTGCGCTGGTCCGCCGCCGAGGACGACTCGTCCTCCGCCTCGGCCTCCCCGTCGAAGGGCGCCGGCTCCGCCGCGGACGTCCGGACGGTCTGCCTGGTGGTCAGCAACTCGTTCGCCGCGCAGGCGGGCGTGCAGGCCGACCCGGGCCTGCCGCTGGAGCTGACGGTGGACGTCGCCGCGGCCTCCCCGGCCCCGGACGGCCCCGCGATGGGCCTGGGCCGCGGCTGGATCCTGCTCGGCGTCCTGACCCTGGCCGGCCTGCTCGCCGGTCTGATCTTCGGCTGGCTGGCACGCTGGCGGATCGCCGTCTGGCGGGAGAACTGA
- a CDS encoding peptidase: MRKLLTAAASAAAFTGLLLLAPATASAASPSASASPSASASGTAKPVLNSVGTSFLTATTLAAGQDADVPVSTGDYLYWAFPAAEGQTPTVQVKVTLPDAADRHGPQTWSLELFDGLRRRQSCTAGPQEGAGEQSAATLQLSCTLRQIRSWAEPWSGDPLPGTYYVRLSTTDIPQTDLGLAATVHVHVAAKGGADDAQPEGGSLKAPLVPPVNAGATAAAAAATPAPSASATYAAAPAAEESHWYSDLFSGWNTRWWWTVAGGVLAALAGVLGYTLTRHPRGHHHPHRPAPVPHQAPPVQPQQNGNWQ; this comes from the coding sequence ATGCGCAAGCTCCTCACCGCCGCGGCCTCGGCCGCCGCGTTCACCGGCCTGCTGCTGCTGGCCCCGGCGACGGCCTCGGCCGCGTCCCCGTCCGCCTCGGCCTCGCCGTCCGCCTCGGCGTCCGGCACCGCCAAGCCGGTGCTCAACTCGGTCGGCACCAGCTTCCTGACCGCGACCACGCTGGCCGCCGGCCAGGACGCGGACGTCCCGGTCTCCACCGGCGACTACCTGTACTGGGCGTTCCCGGCCGCCGAGGGCCAGACCCCGACCGTCCAGGTCAAGGTCACCCTGCCGGACGCCGCGGACCGGCACGGCCCGCAGACCTGGTCGCTGGAGCTGTTCGACGGCCTGCGCCGCCGGCAGTCCTGCACCGCGGGCCCGCAGGAGGGCGCCGGCGAGCAGAGCGCCGCCACCCTGCAGCTGAGCTGCACGCTGCGGCAGATCCGCTCCTGGGCCGAGCCGTGGTCCGGCGACCCGCTGCCCGGCACGTACTACGTCCGGCTGTCCACCACGGACATCCCGCAGACCGACCTCGGCCTGGCCGCCACCGTCCACGTGCACGTCGCCGCCAAGGGCGGCGCGGACGACGCCCAGCCCGAGGGCGGCTCGCTGAAGGCCCCGCTGGTGCCGCCGGTGAACGCCGGCGCGACGGCCGCCGCCGCGGCGGCCACCCCGGCGCCGAGCGCGAGCGCGACGTACGCGGCCGCGCCCGCCGCGGAAGAGTCCCACTGGTACTCGGACCTCTTCTCCGGCTGGAACACCCGCTGGTGGTGGACCGTTGCGGGCGGGGTGCTGGCCGCCCTCGCCGGCGTCCTCGGCTACACCCTCACCCGGCACCCGCGCGGCCACCACCACCCGCACCGCCCGGCCCCGGTCCCGCACCAGGCGCCGCCGGTGCAGCCGCAGCAGAACGGCAACTGGCAGTAG